The Equus caballus isolate H_3958 breed thoroughbred chromosome 19, TB-T2T, whole genome shotgun sequence DNA window AGAACTGGACGGCACCCCGAGCAGTAAAGGCGTTTCCAGTTCCCGGTGATGGAATTTAATGAGGAGGAAACGCTAAATCCAAGTTTACTGCAGAATCAAGTGTGTGTCATCAGCATTTGTAAGAGGCTACAAGGAGATGCCTTCTAGAACTTGGCAATAATGTAAATTAGTAGAATGCACACACAGTAGAAGAGATTAGCTGTCTGCAAGAGTCACTTTAAAAGACAGGTTATCTTTGGTGAAGGCAGAAAGTGCTGGCCTAGACTGCTAGTCAAGACGTGATTAAACATGGAAGCAGCAATGGCCTAATCAAAGCACTGAGGTATTCAAAGATGGAATTGCGTGTGTTGGGGGGAGGTCTGTGTGGACACAGAAAAGGGGAGGCAGCCTGTCGGTGTTTTTCCCACTCTGCCTGGAGAGCAGCCACTCTGGGTGCACCATGAGCCACCAAGCTGTGGGAGGGTGTTCGCTGGGTTCGGGATGGCTATGCAACACCCTCCGCTCTCCTCCGAGGCTCTCTGAGCAGCCTCTTGACTCAGCCTCCAAGTCAGGGAGGGAGTGAAAGGGCTGCAAGAGTGAGCAACGCTGGCAAGGGGCCCAGAGGGTGAGCCTAGAGCCAAACGCAGCGGGCCTACCTCCTGACTCCCACTCATACAGGCTGTGCTCTCTGGGCCAAAACGGCCACCTCTTGAACTCCTTTCCTGATTTGTGAAACGGGGATGCTGAAATCTCGCTCGGAGGGCTGCTGTGAGCACTACTCGTAGAAAGTAGTAAGGTAGGAACTGAGCTGTCATCATTAATATTAACAATGGCATTATTACTATTActgataaaaaaatttatttagcaGTCCCTAGGGAGGTTATTCAATAAAAGCCAACCCAAAagtagttctttttctgggtgcTGAAGTAAAAAACTGAGCTCCTGGATTGGCTATGCTGAGGTTGGTCCCTGGGCCTTGGGGACCACATGACTGCACCCCAAGGTCCTGCGGTTAGAACTGTCTTACGTGGCATCTATGAACCACGTGCAAAGCTTGTAGCTTTGTGTGAAATAAATACTGTTTGTGGGGTAACGTAAGTTTTATTTGTGTAAACCTAACATAGCCAACAGAAAAGTTCTTATTACAAACGTTTCTGGGAGTTATGAGCAGGGACCATGAGTGTATATGACGGATAACATCATTTACCTGCACTTCATAAAGTTTTTGTAAAGTTTAGACAGGGTAACGACGTAAACTGCTTCTCTCCTGGCACAAATAAGCACTCCGTATAAATGTTTCACACTGCGCAaatgtggggttttgtttttgtttagctCACACTGTGTTGTTATTTAAATCAGACAGAACCTCTCCAAAGGGGGGCCGGGGGAGACAACACTCCAGACTCCAAAATATCAGATTTGTGCtggtacaaaagaaaaaaatcacgtTTATTTTACAAGGTAGTATTTTCCTAAAGTATTACATAAGGGAAAGTTGAGCTGTCTGTaggaaaacaatataattttaggaaattACAGAAAAGTCAACATTGTGCTTAAAACCGTAAAGTAGACAGGTTTTAAAAACAGTGCAGGAAGTGAATGTTGGACGATATGAACAGCCGTAGACAGTGTCTGTGAAGATGCCGGTCTGGAAACTTCTAGTGACGATCTGCCCTCAGACTGGTTCAGCCTCTGGAGAGAGCCCCGCTTCAATCTGAACAGAAAACAGAACTGGAGCGCTAACAGAAACACTGCTGTTTCCTAATACAGTCACCTCTCAATTACCCAAACAATGAAAGGGAGCAGCgacatataaaattttttttaaggtagataATTCCAAAATTAATTTTGAGAAGTGCCCTTGTACTTATGTCTGGATGTGAGAAATGTGACACCCCCGGAATTCGCAGCACTGATGAAGTGAGCAGAACCCCCAacttcctgctcccctcctcctccatgaCCACATACGACTTACTAAAAAGCCTGAATGCAACTGGCCGCCTTAATTCTGGCTCACGCCGCCTCTGGAGAGAAGCGTAGGAAAGAAAACTGcgaaaattttgttttcctcataaTAAAAAGCCAAAACATGTCAATAAAATTTTGCAAACAAGACGGAATAATCAAGAGCTGACtatataaatagtattttaacTCGTGCTTTTTTGTTGCCTAGAAGTATTCATACTGCCAAACATACCTGGGTGTTCTGACAGCTTTCTGACTTACCTGGTGGCATCCTGTTACCCAAATACAGAAATCTGCGTAAAAGGTGTTTGTTACGATCGGTCCCAAAAGAACTGCAATGTTTCAAACAGGCCAGGAAGTGGAgattaagaaagaaaaccacCACCTCCGAAAGAGAACCAAATCAAACCCAAGAGGCACGTCAGGACAAGGACTCCACGGTTTGTTCTGGTTTGGGGCTGCGGTGCTGTATTACCTGGAACTCCAAGTCTTCCCTTTCCAGGAAAGCAACTGTTTTTCTGCAGGATTTTCATCAAATTCCCATTTCAAATCTTGAAAATTACACAGTAAAAAATACCTAGATTTGATTGTAAAGCCTTATTTGTTAATGTACCAAGTAGTCATAACCACAAAAGCATTTTAATACTTTGTCATTTCTCAGCAAAGTTCTGAGCATATTTGAAACTTGAAAATTCTAAAGTAAATCTTGCCTAGATAAGAAAGCTAAATTCCACATAGCacttagtttgtattttctactTAATAGCTTTTACAACAACTTTCAAAAAGTGGGAATGGGGCCAGGGTTCCACAAAGCCCAGGAAAGCAGTTTCTCCACCCACAGAGCCCCACCCTTGGCTCCAGTGAGCACACCGCCAGGTCCGAGTCATAAAGCTCTCATCTCGCTCAATGTGCAAGTGTTAACGCAGGCAATCTAACATGACTGTGTTCGATGTGTATAATACATGTTGCAGCCTAAACATTTTCTACAGTGCCTATAATTATGCTTATACAAATGAGCAGTATAATATCAGGATTACAGAAGATCTCTTTTACATAATATAGAACAGAACAGGCCTAGAATTTAAGTTGAAACTACACATTTTTATATCCTTATCAGTTGTTTTTGGAATGCAAGCATAAACAATTCTGGTTCAATCACATATGATTTTCAGGGAATTATTACTATTAACAGTGCTAGGACAAAGAAATTCTTGCTTGTGCTTATTTAGAAAGGCTATTCTGAGATCCAGGAGCATCTGATATTTAGAATCCAATGGAACATCTCCAATTCTATAAAATCGATAGTAGTAACTGAAGCTTAGtgagtttttaattataaagagATTGTGCAAATATTTAAAGGGATTATCAACCATTATTAAATCCAAAAATTCCATTAAAATCATGGCCAATCAGAATGGCAGTTGAGGAGTTTAAAAATAGGAACCTAGGCCAAAGTTGTAGATATCACTGATAAGGGGCCCAGGCCTGAAACCGCCGGCTTCAGAATCCTGGCCCGTGACCACGTATTTCCATGGCTTTAGAGACCTGCTGGTCAGCTCCAATTAGTCTAGCAGGCGGGAAAGGGGGCCCAGAGTAGAGAACAGACAGGAACCCTGGAACCGTGTAGAGAAAGAAGACCTTCCGTGCACCCCCGGGGCGTAGTGAGCTCACTCACTGGGTGGGTGTGGACAGGGCGATGCCGGGCTGCAGGCTCGCTGGTGTCTGGCTCCCAAGCCTGCCTTCAGGGCCACTCAGTCACCGGGGCACTGTGAACCTCAGGGCTTGTCAGATGTCTGTCCCTAAGCCCcctgggccgggccgggctgGCCAGGGAAGCCCCTCtccgcacccccacccccacctgccctcTCGGGTGCCCGCCCTGCTGTTCCTGGAGCTCCTCTCACCACCTTATTGGCTTGACTTGTGGAGTCTAGGTTTCAGTAAGCGAGAACTTTATGCTGCATTCCCATCTAGCACAGAGAGCTCTAACTAACACTGTTGTCAAAGGAATACACATACTCTGCTTTCTAAACCCTACGGATGTTTTGGCACCTAAACCTAACACCATTCTAGCCAATCACTTGAATTACACATAGGACTAGCAAAGCAGATTCCGCCGGTGTGAAAGATGCCAAATGGAGGCTTCAGGGAAGAACAACAGGCCGCTTCTGATTTCTTAAAATACGAACGAATGTGACACAGAAGAGACGTGCCACAATGCTGACAGAGCACGAGATAATGCACGAGAGCAGGCTCACGGGGACTTAGGACCTAAGAAATGCTTCTCTGTCTCCAACTTTGATGGTTCTAGTTTCATTAGgccatattttaaatttcctggaTTCTTAACTATGCCTCAGAGAGAGGAGATTTGGAAAAATGGCAGATAACCAACTAACACAAGAACACCTGGTATAAATGGAGATTAGGAGTAGGATTCTGAAGAGAGCTAAATAAGAAAGAATTATTcactattttgtgtgtgtgagaaaagaGAACGAGTGCAACAGATCATGAATATTACTGTAGTAAAAGTGAATGTATATTAcactaaatattttctcctgactTAGCAGCAAACTATTTCAACTGCTTTTGCATTTGCATAAAAACTCCATGCATCATACTGAATTCTAATCCATTTCTCACCTAAGTCGTTCTAATGCTTCATACAACCAAATGAAGCAGAATTAACCAAACCTATTAGATTCATTCCTAATCCCTAAAGGACTCCTGTCTGTAGCATTTCCATGCTAACTAAaactatcattaatttttttaagacgTCAGATGTGGCTGCCTCCTAAATATAATACCTATATAACTTCCTAAAAGTTTTCCCCAGATTTGAAGGACAATTAAGAAAAGCAGGGAAATGTTGAGGAACCCACCCGACAGGCCAGCTCAAACGCTGCGCCACATCCCCCAGCTACAAGCTAAGTACCTCTCACCTCCCCTGGGTCCCAGAGCATCTGGGGACCGTAACCTGTATGTGTTATCTCCCCTGTTAGACTGCGGGTCCCTTCAAGTTGGGAGTCAGGTCTTATTCCTTCTGTATCCCCACAGCGCCCTACAGAGTGTAGGCGCTCAGCTGAAGCTGAGATGTCATCTTCTTAAATGAAGGCCTAGCTCAGCACAGGTCATGGAGGGCTGTGCAGACACTGGCCGTAAATAAGGGTTGAGCTGGCCTCCACTAACCTCCTAGAAGTAGGCTGAGGCAACACTGGCCCGGACCCATGCAGGTggtgaggagaaagggaaagagagaatggCATCTACCAGTGTGCTCTGCCCCCTCAGGTGAGCTGACTCCCATATGGACCAGCAGGGTCGGGGCACCTGCCAGCAAAAGGCCAAAAGGAGTGCCAACGGTTCTCCTGTGAAGAACTGGCTATTTAGAAAACACTGTCTCCTTCACTCTGGGGAGCTCCTCAACCTGATCCATGATACTCTGTGATCATCGCTTCATCGCTTTCCAAGTCCCAGTGAAATTAAGGCTGGGTCACAATTCATGACACCAGATGCTACATAGAAAGGAAGTGAAGATACAAAAGAAAAccatttataagaaaaagaatgtctTAGTTAGAAGACTAATTTAAGAGTGAAGCTAATCAGCAGCCCACTGATCGTCAGAGACGGGTAGAAATACCAACTGCACTGGAAAAAGATCCATCAGACACAAGTACAAAAGTTCCCCGTGGATCAAGGACACGCTTCCTGCCCGGACGCTCACACGGTCGTTTCTATCGTTTCAATCACCTCCAGATCAGACTgtgagggggagaggagggtgcACTCGTCCGGTTCCCAGCTGCTCTCGGGACTGTAATCTTCCTCTGAACTCAGTTCTGCTCCTTCTTCTGTGTCCTCATCACACGATTCCACATAGTGAGCCCCGATCGCATTGATCCCAGAGTCCTCAGAACTTGAGGGAGAAGAGCAGTGATCTATTTTTGGTGTATTGCTCTCTTTTGAAATTAAGGCATCGTGTGCAGAGACCTCCTCAGGGCTCGTTTTGTGGGAATGTGGCGCCGGCTGCTTCTGCACATAACACATCTTCCCATTTATACATTTCACCTGATAGTTGTCAATAAAGAGGTCTGAGATCATACAGTACCTCGGTGAGTcagggggcaggggaggctggAAGACAGATGCAAATTTCAAAAAGTGTTCGGTGAGTGAGACTGAGATCTGAATGGTGTTCGTGGGTTCCCGAGGCTGTGCAGGAATCTCCGTGCTCGGGAGCTGCTCCACGGGGGTCATGGGCTGATACACGTATTTGCCTGTGGGGAACACACAAGGCGGCTGAAATCTAAGAGTATTACACGAACTACATTAACATAGCCGTAATGGTTTCTTTCTGAGGACTCACaacgttttaaaaaatattttaataacatctCAAAAGAAATGAGTAATAGAATCACTCAACActgttataaaaaattaaaaatagagcatgGTGCATAACATCATGTACCATTAACATTTTCATCTAAGAAACTCAACacactttaaaaatcttaatttataAATCTTTCTAATGCCTCTCAAGTAGGTGGGTGGATACTATAATCCTTATTCTACAGACAACTTTAAATGCTTTACCCCTCATCCTAGAATAAATGTCCGTGTTACAGTATGGTAAAAACACGGTGTCAAATAGTATAATATACTATAAAATTATAActccatttttatctttaataattacatgttaatatatacacttacaaaatggaggaatataTATCAACTTATTATCAGGGTTATGGAAGGCTTTCGCTTTTTAGGTTCCTATGTTTTAGtcagaagacacacacacatatttaataGGTAATGGCCCACAGGATTGTGGCGGCCACCCTTACTGTCTGGGATGAGGTGCAGGATGTGAAATGATCTCTTTCAAGATTAAGGCTCATCAGTGGCCGAAGTAGGAGATGCTCTTTCTCCCTGACACCAATGCCACTGGCACTAAGCAACCCAAGCCAAGCAGAGGCAAAGCCATAGTTGGCGGGGGGCGACCTCCTGGATGTTTCCAGGAAACGGAGAAGCTTATCTCCAAACCTTGCCCTCTGCTCTGAGCCCTCAAGTGTTTAACACAGTTTCCACAGGAGTGAAACCTAATAGAGCTTTCCTAATGTGTCTCTTTCCCCATTCGCTCTCACTTCACTCAACATTTAGCCAAGCCTCCCATGTATCAAGTGCTAAGGAAATAGAGGGAGAGATGAAAATTACTGAGTCTGTAAGTCTAAAATGATGTAAAACTAGAAATCTGCAAGGAAAAAAACACCCTGAAAAACCCAAAGACAGGAGCCACAATTGTGGGCAGCAGCTTGGATTTTTCCTAATGTCATTGATTTATCAGTCAGTCATACCATATCTTCTGCACATGTTTACGACAGGGttttcaacctcagcactactgccattttggaccagataattctttgttgtaaggGGCTGTCCTATGTACTgcaggatgttcagcagcatccctggcctctacccactagatgccagcagcatctcctcCTCAGGCATGATaatcagaaatgtctccagacatcatCACATACCCctgggggggagggcaaaatcaccctggttgagaaccactgatttagacaTCCTCATGAGCATCCCTTAGCAGGCAAATCACACACTGTGCATGGCACCTGctcctatttgttttatttcttggtcAGACTGAAATTTCCAGGACAGGAATCACATTTGTAAGGAAAACAATTGTAGATTTTTTAGTAAGTTACTTAAGCCATGGAAGCATAACAATTTCAAATCAGAAATGTGAGGAGCACACTAAGCCACAAAGAGTGCAACATCAGTAATCTATTAAGATCAATCAAGCCTGCCTGTATTCTTTACTTCTGTTTCTTGATTCCTGTATTAAAATCAGGCTTAGATTCCACAATTTCTTTGTAACTAAATTAcccttaaaaatatattcagctTCATTCTGGACTACCACACAGAAAAGgtacatttaaaattgttaagCCTTTGGGTTCCCAGGTCTACTTCAAGCCTGGACATACTCATGCAAACCCTGTGGTCTGATAAAAACAGGTGAGAAGAAGCCGTCACACCTGCCTGGGGAACTACATTTAAAATATGCCAGGAATCTTCATTTCTCTGTTACCGGCACGGTTTTACTACTTGTCAGGCAAAGTTCAAATCCATAAGCTCTAACAGTTGGCACAGCAGGACCTCTGCCTCCAAGCATCACAGGCACTACCAGCTCAAGGGGTGACAAAGGCAGGCCTTCGTGCCTCCCTCCCATCCACCAGCCCCAGGGTTAGAGAAAGACATGTCCAGCAAGGGACAGAGAAGGGACTTGGAGAACCTGGGGGACTCCTCCCTTCTGTCCACAGAGTGGTAAATAAAACATCTGGAAAGGAGGTTTGGTCTTTTCTATTCGTGGCTggtggactggtggttaccaagTTTAGGAAGCTGTGGGCACTCAACAAACCCTTGTTGCAGAATGCTGATTAAGTTCATTCTGGCCCAAGCGACCTCTGGTTTAGTTATCCACTTGACACAGCCACAGGAGGTTCCTGGAAGTTGATCCTTAGACTCAAAGGGATCAGGGCTTTGTTTAGTCCAAAGATGGCGGAATCTGTGAAGCCTGACTCTGGGACTTGTCTAACCATCCTCTCCTACTCTCACCTACCCCCTCGCCCcaccctcttctttcttctcctcctttgtgCTTCTTCGTAATTTcgttgctttttctcttcttctcagtTCTtatacctctttctctctctaatctTCTCTCCTCCAAAGCTCTACTTTTCTTCCTTGAATGAAGTGtggtaaaaaaagagaaatgcagcTGATGGAGGAAGATGACTGCTGCATTCCAGACTccattttcttctacaagttacATTGTTAAATATGCTTACTCAGAGCAAAGGTGACAGCCAATTATCTGGTGAGATGGCGATACAGATgcaaagaggaaggcagagaagaaaacacagtAAAGATGGCCAGCTGAGAAACAAAGTTTAGTAAACATCTTTCAAATACCAATTATTATATAATACTATACTATCTGATTTGTTTATAAACACATAATAAGACAAACTAACATCAAGGATTTAGTTTTATGAAGAGTCCAGAGGGGTTAATACTTTCTCTGATCCCCAGTAACTTCTAGGCATAGTATGCTGTGAATCCATGTTTACAACGAGGGCCCTGAAGCATCACAGGATCCTGAATTATCAGAGATTCAGTTATGTGCCCTCTACTATACTTGCTGAGAGCATCAAATGAACTGACACACTCCACAATAGCAAGGATTGAAACAAAGGAGTTTCTGGCCACTCAGCCAGGAAGTCCAATAACCACCATACTCTATTCTCTGAACAATCCTCCTAATTAAGGGTTTACTAtgttatttaaagaaagaaatagatgagaatttttaaaactcaaatctCTGGAAGGAAAAGATACTCCAAGAGAATCAGGGCTTGGAAAACACCAAAATAGAGGGAGAATAAAATAAGGATCTAGATacgatatgatccagcaatcacacttctAGGTATATGCCCAAAAGATCTGAAAGCAgggtttcaaagagatatttgcacacctatgttcacagcagcattattcacaatagcccaaaggcagaagcaacccaagtgtccattgacagatgaatggataaacaagatgtggtatatacagacaatggaatattattcagccttaaagattAAGGAAATCCacgctataacatggatgaaccttgaggacattatgctaagtgaaataagcctcgAGGCCGACCCCGTAGcaaagtggttgagttcgtgcgctctgcttcggaggccccggctttcgccggtttggatcctgggcgcagacatggcaccactcatccaatcatgctgagggggcgtcccacatgccacaactagaaggacccacaactaaaaatacacaactatgtactggggggctttgggagaaaaaggaaaaataaaatctttaaaaaaataaataagccagtcacaaaaagacaaatactgtaggattccacttaTTTAAGGTACCCAGAGTTGCCaaattcaaagagacagaaagtagaactgtggttgccaggggataaGAAGGAATggagagttgtttaatgggtacagagtttcagttctgcaggATGAAAACAGTTCTAGAGATGAATGGTGGTTATGGTTGCAGAACAATATGAATGGAGTTTATACCActgcactgtacacttaaaaatggttatgatggtaaattttacattatgtgtgttttgccacaatttttaaaattaaaagcaattaaTGGTATAATTCACTATATTAACAGACTGGAGGGAAAACTTTTTatgatccagaatatataaagaattcttacaactcagtaagaaaacaactcaattttaaaaagggtGTGGCTACACAAGGGCAGCGTGAGGAATCCCTGCAGTGACGGAAACGTTCTGTAACTGACTACAGCATTGTCAATATCTTGTTATGATACTGTACTACTGTTTTGCAACTATAGTTGTCATTGGGGGAGAGTGAGTAAAGGACACACAAgctctctctgtatttttcttaaaactgcatgtgaatctataacttttttcaaaataaaaatatagtttaaaacaATGAGGGGAAAACCCCACAGAACTGATGGTGCACCCTTTTCAGTGCgtcacatcaggaggcacatgCTACTGACACATCTCATTACACACGAtgcaaagttggaagacttattTAATGTGCTATCTGTCTGGGTTTCTCCATTGTCAAGTTagcatttttctctctgaaattgtTAAGTATCTTGTGAAgagatattttgagactatgcaaatatcctattTTTCATCATACTCCCACCTACTAATTTTGGCACACAGAGGTGGATCTGGTCTGCAATAATCATTACTGTGGTGTTTGCCAAACAGTGATTTTCCATTTCCAtcattctttctatatttatcaATTAGAATCCTATGTAAGCAAGAGCTGCttcttctccctcatttatttattcaattattcaaaTTAAGCACGGACTCAGtagctatttattttattctatggatTGTAATCATTACTGTCATTAcgtattttgttgctcaaattgtcccagactTAGCTCTTGGGAGTTCCTTCAACATAGTTCCTTCAACATGCCCCCGTCCCTTTTTGAAGTCCTGACTTTGTGGCACCGTAAGACATTACTAGCTTCTCTTGTTCTTCCCCTGCCCCAGTGcgggaatcagccatttctccaagaaggcCGAGTTCCTGATCTGAAGAACTTACACACATTCTTAAGCTTGTTCTCAAAGTATTCCTGTGATGCAGAATCTTAGTTTGCTGACCCATTCAATCACTCACAAAACTCATCCACAGGAAAGTGAAAACTAAACCTCACTACACTACCCCACACCCatctaaaaaataatataaaattaaacataatctTCACAAACCCATGAATTGATCTGGAATATTTTTCAAGGGAGTTGAAATCACTTTCTCAATACTGAAACTGACTAATACACCCTGACTAAGATCACAAAAACCAACTGTGATCCGTAAGTGAAAACGAGATTTCACACGTCTCCATTCTCTTCAGGGAGCCTGGTTCAATGTCTTCAGCTGTTTCTCAACTAAAGGCCAATCAAAACCACCAAACAAGAAACTTCCACTACTCTCTTAAAGTCTTGGTTCCTAATTTTTCTGATTGTTCTTCCCCTTTGGTGTTTAGCAATAATATATAGTACATACTTTTTTTTCATAATGCCTTGATGAGACACTAAAAAAGATTTATGTTCTTATCCTGATtcttttttggttaaaaaaaccCCAAGGAAACAGCAGAGTTCATTACTTTCTCAAGCTCATGTAACAAGACCAGAGTCAGTTCTGGGACTTGTGAGAGCCTGTGTCCTTTCTTCAAGAGGATACTCATCACTCCATGAATGAGGGTTAGATAATGCCCTTGTTAGTTTACACTGTCATTCTCAGCCATTAACTTCCGCTAATGCTCCAATTTGTAGCATAGTGTGAACACACAGGGGATATATTGCCTTGAAGGAGCTTCATTCTTTTGGTTGTAGagcacaaaggaaaaggaaagaaacacaaacaaatgTAGAAAGTAATTTATGTGCTGTTAAActattaaactatttttttcttaggatCAGCTGTgcattttaattctcaaaaaagaTCCTTAGGGGGAGATGAgctttttgcttttgcagatAGTTTTATGACTGTTAAATGTGTGTCCGCATGCCACATGAAGTACACTGCTCTCAGGGAATGCAAAGTAATTTGAAAACTAGCTAagcaaaatataattagaaaggtaaatctactgaaaaaaaaacaattgaatGGCCTAAGGGAAATTGCATCCACAGCTCAGTTCTTTGATTTTATATAGTGAATCACAATTCTGTTTTATTCCCAAGGGCAGTCTTTATATTGAAAGTAATGTTAAATATTCTTATTCAGCTACTTCTGCAATGTGCATTATTTACTAAGTTGTAGCATATCACaaactaaaagcaaaagaatataaTGTTTACTATAACCAATATTTTTGTGGCCTTACTCTCCACCCTGCCCCACCGCAGGCCACATACCAGTATTTTTGTACTTTGATCTATAAGAACATTAGAGTTTAGATTCTGCCCAACATGTTGAAGTCCCCAATCAGAAATTTATGCAAGATCctagtttcttcctttttcaagTTTTATAACCTTCCTTGGTGCGCTGGAACACATTAGTGTACAGCAAAGCCCTAGTGAGACAGAACCTCAGAAGCACAGTTTCTTTACTCGCTTAACAAACATTCATCAAATATCTACCATGTTTATACCATTAAATGAGACGCTATGGGGAAATGAAAAGAAGTACAACACACAGTCAAGCTTCAAGGAGCTTCCAGTCAAACTGGGGGTAGAAcataagaaataaagtaaaaataaaacaagaactgAGTAAATCTGTGAGAATATATAGAAAGATGCTTGTCAAGCAGAACAGGATTCCAGGCTTTGCAGAGGGTTTTACACGGCTGTTCAAAGATAGGGGCCTGTGGGGCAGCAAGCAGACCTGCTCCAGGCCAGGTTCAGAGCAGAAATGTGCCAGTGTGGCACCTGGGGTTCAAAGGGTTGACCAAGAGAGCAGAGGAGGATACAGTCTGTGAGGAAGACGGCGGGCAGCTAGGGGTTAGAACCCAAGGCCCGAGAGCTTGTGCTTCGGTAAGAATGCTGCACCACTGACGAGCACTGGCGCGCaataaggaga harbors:
- the C19H3orf70 gene encoding UPF0524 protein C3orf70 homolog: MSAAAAPERGWKSEKVDEAQALARSCAARRPDFQPCDGLSICATHSHGKCFKLHWCCHLGWCHCKYVYQPMTPVEQLPSTEIPAQPREPTNTIQISVSLTEHFLKFASVFQPPLPPDSPRYCMISDLFIDNYQVKCINGKMCYVQKQPAPHSHKTSPEEVSAHDALISKESNTPKIDHCSSPSSSEDSGINAIGAHYVESCDEDTEEGAELSSEEDYSPESSWEPDECTLLSPSQSDLEVIETIETTV